The genomic DNA AGCGTATTGGTTATTTTCACAAACGAAAACAACAGGAAGTTTCCAGTTCATCGCCATATTAAAGGTCTCGTGTAATGAGCCTTGGCGCACGGCACCATCTCCCATAAAGCAAACATTAACGGCTTTTCTGTCAAAATATTTATCCGCAAAAGCAATACCTGCTCCTAATGGAATTTGCCCCCCAACGATACCGTGTCCACCATAAAAACGGTGTTCTTTGCTGAAAATGTGCATAGAACCGCCCATTCCGCGCGATGTTCCAGTGGCTTTTCCACAAAGTTCGGCTAAAATCTTCTTAGGGTCTACGCCCATCGCCATAGGGTGAATGTGACAACGATAAGCGGTAATCATACTGTCTTTGCTCAAGTCCATTGCGTGTACAAACCCCGCAGGAATGGCCTCTTGCCCGTTGTATAAATGTAGGAAACCTCTGATTTTTTGCTTTAAATAAAGAGAACGACATTTGTCTTCAAAGCGTCTCCACATGGTCATATCTGCATACCATTTTAGGTAAACTTCTTTAGAAAATTCTTTCATATCAATTTAAAAATATACCGCAAAAATAAGAAATTCTTCGTTAATATAAAACTCTATTTTTTTCGTATGGAAATAAAGCCTTATTTTAGCCTCTTTAAAATTGACCTTATGCTGAAGATGGCATCCAAATATCTTTCATTTCTTTTCTATCCTTTTGTATCGCTAAGCTTTTTTTATCTCTATACTGTGCCGTTGTCCGAAGTTTTATTTTTCGGTCTGATGGTGGGGCTCCCTACTCTATTTTGGCTGATTTATAATGTTAAAAAAGGTCATTATACCGATGCTGATGTGTCGGATAGGCAGCGGCGGAAGTCGTTATACTGGTTTTTAATTGGTAATTTTATAGCGTATCAACTTGCTTTTATGCTCGTTTTTAAACATCATGATGATAAAACGCTGGCTTTTTTACTCGCTTTGGTGGTTTTATTTTTAAGTAATTTTTATGTTAAATCTTCTATGCATACTGTGCTAAACCTCGTGATTGCTGCCTTGTTTTGGGTTGCTCACTTTCAAAAAATGGCTATTTTTTGGGGATTGATGGCATTGCTGGTGGGTATAAGCCGCGTGATTCTTAAAAAACACTCTAAATTAGAGGTTTTTATGGGAATTTTAATAGGTGGTTTGGTTTCTATTCTTTATATTTGTAAAAATCTTAACTTCTAAAATCCATAAGATGATCCAAGCCCTGACCACCATGGAAGAGCAAGTAATGCAAGTGATATGGGAACTCCAAGGCGCCTTCCTCAGAGATATTATAGAGGCTTTTCCCGAGCCTAAACCGCACCAAAATACGGTGTCTACTTATGTGAAAATCTTAACCGAAAAAGGCTTTGTGAGTATAGAAAAGCACGGCAGAGTTTTCTTCTACAAAATAGAAATTTCTAAACAAGAATATCGCATTTTTCTCCTTAAAAATTTGGTTGAAAACTATTATCAAAACGAAACCAAAGAACTCCTCAACCGATTGTTAAAAGAACATTTAATCGATAAAAAAGAGGTTCTAAAAACAGCCAAAAAACTCAAAAAGAAGGGATAAAACCACTACTGAGACAGCAATTGTTCGTATTGATTCATAATCACTTCGGTAGAAAATCGTGATTGGATACTTTCTCTAATTTTCGCAGAAGAGGGTTGTGGCTGCGTTAGTAATTCCGTAATTTTTTCTGCAAATTCTTGATGATTTTCAATTGATGCAATTTCTCCATTAACCCCTGGTTGGATAATTTCTCTAATTCCCCCTGGGCAATCATTAGCCAAAGCAAAAGTACCACAAGCGCCCGCCTCTAACAAGACATTAGGGAAACCTTCATAACGAGAGGATAAAATAAACAAATCGGCAAATTTTAAATATTGATACGGATTTTTCTGTTTTCCGTGGAAAATCACTTGTTCCAATTGCAAACCTTCTTTCATCTGAAGCAAAGCCTCCCGATCCGCCCCATCGCCTAAAATATGCAAAGTAATCGGTGTGTCTTTAAGATATGAAAAGACCTTCAATAACTGATCAAAGCCCTTGCGTGCGGATAAATTACCTATGGCTACTACATTAAACTGCCTTAATTGATAGGCTTCTGGAAGTTGAGATTGAGCCAATTTATCATCAATAAATTTAAAATCTACTGGATTATTGATTTTGGTAATTTTCTGAGGTTTAATATTGAAATTATCAATTAAATCTCGTGCCATATCATCACTTTGCGCGATAATTTCGTCATAAAAATTATAAAATCGGTAAAAAAACTTAATTTCCTTTCTGGTCACATGGAGTGATGCCACATTGGTTTCCCTCGCAATAAATTTCGTTTTTGGGAACAGTTTAGTAAAAATAGAAAGATAGGCATTGACCTCGCCAAAACCTGAAAACACAATATCGGGTTTTCTCTTCCAAATTTCCCTAAGTATCGGCTTTAGCGAATGGCGAATTCGTGGGGTTTTTAGGTCTATAACTTCAATATCTTTTAAAAATTCTAAATATCCGCCTTCTTTTCTTAACAACATAATTTTAGGCACAAATAAATCTCTGGGAAGATGATTCGCTAAGGTCATCACAATGCGCTCTGCCCCACCCGTTTCCATATCTGGAAGTATAAAAATAATCTCCTTTTTCTTTGCCATATCCTAAATTAATA from Riemerella columbina includes the following:
- the pdhA gene encoding pyruvate dehydrogenase (acetyl-transferring) E1 component subunit alpha, giving the protein MKEFSKEVYLKWYADMTMWRRFEDKCRSLYLKQKIRGFLHLYNGQEAIPAGFVHAMDLSKDSMITAYRCHIHPMAMGVDPKKILAELCGKATGTSRGMGGSMHIFSKEHRFYGGHGIVGGQIPLGAGIAFADKYFDRKAVNVCFMGDGAVRQGSLHETFNMAMNWKLPVVFVCENNQYAMGTSVKRTANHEDIYKLGLGYEMPCMPVDAMDPEKVAEVAFEAIERARRGDGPTFIEARTYRYRGHSMSDAEPYRTKDEVAMHKEHDPIELVKQRILEHHWATEEELEKIDEQSKAFVEECVEFMENSPFPDPEQVYDFVYSTPNYPFLDKLEN
- a CDS encoding ABC transporter permease, which codes for MEIKPYFSLFKIDLMLKMASKYLSFLFYPFVSLSFFYLYTVPLSEVLFFGLMVGLPTLFWLIYNVKKGHYTDADVSDRQRRKSLYWFLIGNFIAYQLAFMLVFKHHDDKTLAFLLALVVLFLSNFYVKSSMHTVLNLVIAALFWVAHFQKMAIFWGLMALLVGISRVILKKHSKLEVFMGILIGGLVSILYICKNLNF
- a CDS encoding BlaI/MecI/CopY family transcriptional regulator, whose translation is MIQALTTMEEQVMQVIWELQGAFLRDIIEAFPEPKPHQNTVSTYVKILTEKGFVSIEKHGRVFFYKIEISKQEYRIFLLKNLVENYYQNETKELLNRLLKEHLIDKKEVLKTAKKLKKKG
- a CDS encoding glycosyltransferase, encoding MAKKKEIIFILPDMETGGAERIVMTLANHLPRDLFVPKIMLLRKEGGYLEFLKDIEVIDLKTPRIRHSLKPILREIWKRKPDIVFSGFGEVNAYLSIFTKLFPKTKFIARETNVASLHVTRKEIKFFYRFYNFYDEIIAQSDDMARDLIDNFNIKPQKITKINNPVDFKFIDDKLAQSQLPEAYQLRQFNVVAIGNLSARKGFDQLLKVFSYLKDTPITLHILGDGADREALLQMKEGLQLEQVIFHGKQKNPYQYLKFADLFILSSRYEGFPNVLLEAGACGTFALANDCPGGIREIIQPGVNGEIASIENHQEFAEKITELLTQPQPSSAKIRESIQSRFSTEVIMNQYEQLLSQ